One window of Silurus meridionalis isolate SWU-2019-XX chromosome 9, ASM1480568v1, whole genome shotgun sequence genomic DNA carries:
- the pth1b gene encoding parathyroid hormone 1b translates to MCLTHVSSLEIATANHSFTIISIFSVHSMDKAILMIVFWTLCSLVHLEALPISKRSISEVQLMHNVGEHKQAVERQDWLQVKLKTVIIPSINDSQKGQKGKTRTISSDFQAWNSPIRISS, encoded by the exons ATGTGTCTGACACATGTGTCTTCGTTGGAAATTGCAACAGCAAATCACAGTTTT acaattatttctatattttctgtACATTCAATGGATAAAGCAATTTTAATGATTGTGTTCTGGACTCTTTGCAGTCTAGTACATTTGGAAGCATTACCAATCAG CAAAAGGTCCATCAGTGAAGTCCAGCTAATGCACAATGTTGGAGAACACAAGCAAGCAGTGGAAAGACAGGATTGGCTTCAAGTAAAACTGAAAACTGTAATCATACCCAGTATCAATGACTCACAGAAGGGACAAAAGGGGAAAACCAGGACTATTTCTTCAGATTTTCAAGCCTGGAACAGTCCAATCCGGATCTCAAGTTAA
- the znf710b gene encoding zinc finger protein 710 isoform X2, translated as MRSLKHLKPQTKRNLEEKTQQLVRCYAEAMHQQMDVGTQTDPVVVLSLAQAAVLGLISQNEVFGATIAPNGFYTGEPKESPAPSIERMDYEYADQLIGANGDYLGVNLGEDGQVHPSCAERRWQGTPENTKPLVVHQNSGSHVKGESVTPGLPSCNHMMSMMPRESMQPVDNSGYRLASKPHSNNCCSTCVREPKNTHPQPNHHVHPHPSTHTPNEVHSHTRNHTLEKRGNGDAQEEGNGARMGKAGGGGEEISGYFRASEVGYEGGDMEGVGEFDESNQGLYWGEPVEGEAPRGRRIDRLDINIQINESYCVDVGEGLKRWKCRMCEKSYTSKYNLVTHILGHNGIKPHACPHCGKLFKQPSHLQTHLLTHQGTRPHKCTVCKKGFTQTSHLKRHMLQHSDVKPFSCRFCRRGFAYPSELRAHEVKHERGRCHICSQCSMEFPTYAHLKRHQVSHQGPSSFQCSHCNKTFAYRSQLQNHMLKHQAQRSFSCSQCGLQFLQLHQLRQHSLTHKVLKPQPRATKGTKGFKCDVCAREFTLSANLRRHMLIHASVRPFQCHVCFKSFVQKQTLKTHMIVHLPVKPFKCKVCGKSFNRMYNLLGHMHLHAGSKPFKCAYCSSRFNLKGNLSRHMKVKHGMDVSPEGQDAPPDLEPHEDYEEDNFNFAAPENMDANDAPNLTKLSEVAIQELDYYNFGKDVGSYNTA; from the exons ATGAGATCGCTCAAACATCTAAAACCTCAAACCAAGAGAAATTTG GAGGAGAAGACCCAGCAGCTGGTTCGATGTTACGCTGAAGCCATGCACCAGCAGATGGATGTGGGGACACAGACAGACCCAGTGGTGGTCTTGTCTTTGGCCCAGGCTGCTGTGTTGGGACTTATATCCCAGAATGAGGTATTTGGTGCCACCATTGCCCCCAACGGCTTTTATACTGGCGAGCCCAAAGAATCACCTGCTCCGTCCATCGAGCGGATGGACTACGAGTATGCTGACCAGCTCATTGGTGCCAATGGTGACTACCTGGGTGTGAACCTTGGAGAGGATGGTCAGGTTCACCCAAGCTGTGCTGAAAGAAGGTGGCAGGGTACACCTGAAAACACAAAGCCTCTTGTAGTGCACCAGAACTCGGGTTCACACGTCAAGGGTGAGTCTGTGACCCCGGGACTACCTTCCTGCAACCACATGATGAGCATGATGCCTAGAGAAAGCATGCAGCCGGTAGACAACTCTGGTTACCGGCTTGCCTCCAAACCTCACTCTAACAACTGCTGCTCGACCTGTGTCCGGGAACCCAAGAACACACATCCACAACCTAACCACCATGTTCATCCCCACCCCAGCACTCACACACCAAATGAGGTTCATTCTCATACCCGAAACCATACACTAGAGAAAAGAGGAAATGGTGATGCACAAGAGGAAGGGAATGGCGCAAGAATGGGGAAGGCTGGTGGTGGAGGGGAGGAGATCAGCGGCTACTTCCGTGCTAGTGAGGTTGGCTATGAGGGTGGGGATATGGAAGGGGTAGGGGAGTTTGATGAGAGCAATCAAGGCCTGTATTGGGGAGAACCTGTGGAAGGGGAGGCACCACGGGGGCGCCGCATTGACCGATTGGACATCAACATTCAGATCAACGAGTCATACTGTGTCGATGTTGGTGAAGGCTTAAAGCGTTGGAAGTGCCGCATGTGTGAAAAGTCGTACACTTCTAAATATAACCTTGTAACACATATCTTGGGTCACAATGGCATTAAACCTCATGCCTGCCCACACTGTGGTAAGCTCTTCAAGCAGCCAAGTCACCTGCAGACACACCTCCTGACGCACCAAGGCACACGGCCGCACAAGTGCACTGTCTGCAAAAAGGGCTTTACTCAGACCAGCCACCTAAAACGCCACATGTTGCAACACTCCGACGTCAAGCCCTTTAGCTGCCGCTTTTGCCGCCGAGGCTTTGCCTACCCCAGTGAGCTGCGAGCCCATGAGGTGAAGCATGAGCGAGGCCGCTGCCACATCTGTTCGCAGTGCTCCATGGAGTTCCCCACCTATGCCCATCTCAAACGCCATCAGGTCAGCCACCAAGGGCCATCCAGCTTCCAGTGTAGCCACTGCAATAAGACATTTGCCTACCGTAGTCAGTTGCAGAACCATATGCTGAAGCACCAGGCCCAACGCTCTTTTTCCTGCAGCCAGTGCGGCCTGCAGTTCCTGCAGCTCCACCAGCTACGTCagcactctctcacacacaaagtgCTCAAACCCCAGCCACGTGCCACTAAG GGAACAAAGGGCTTCAAGTGTGATGTATGCGCTCGTGAGTTCACATTGTCTGCAAACCTGAGGAGGCACATGCTGATCCACGCCAGTGTCAGGCCCTTTCAGTGTCACGTCTGCTTCAAGTCCTTCGTCCAAAAGCAGACTCTGAAAACACACATGATCGTCCATCTACCTGTAAAACCCTTTAAGTGCAAG GTGTGTGGGAAATCGTTTAACCGTATGTATAATCTTCTGGGTCACATGCATCTCCACGCTGGCAGCAAGCCTTTCAAATGTGCATACTGCTCCAGCCGATTCAACCTAAAGGGTAACCTTAGTCGACACATGAAGGTCAAACATGGCATGGACGTGTCCCCGGAGGGACAAG ATGCTCCTCCAGACCTGgaacctcatgaagattatgaagAGGATAACTTTAACTTTGCTGCCCCCGAAAACATGGATGCTAACGATGCACCTAATCTCACCAAGCTCTCTGAGGTCGCTATACAGGAGCTGGACTATTATAACTTTGGAAAGGATGTGGGCAGCTACAACACAGCATGA
- the znf710b gene encoding zinc finger protein 710 isoform X1 has protein sequence MVLTRRYDTCSCHFLFLLSAELEARISTNSVYSGSEKISKVSSTYRTEFWSVEEKTQQLVRCYAEAMHQQMDVGTQTDPVVVLSLAQAAVLGLISQNEVFGATIAPNGFYTGEPKESPAPSIERMDYEYADQLIGANGDYLGVNLGEDGQVHPSCAERRWQGTPENTKPLVVHQNSGSHVKGESVTPGLPSCNHMMSMMPRESMQPVDNSGYRLASKPHSNNCCSTCVREPKNTHPQPNHHVHPHPSTHTPNEVHSHTRNHTLEKRGNGDAQEEGNGARMGKAGGGGEEISGYFRASEVGYEGGDMEGVGEFDESNQGLYWGEPVEGEAPRGRRIDRLDINIQINESYCVDVGEGLKRWKCRMCEKSYTSKYNLVTHILGHNGIKPHACPHCGKLFKQPSHLQTHLLTHQGTRPHKCTVCKKGFTQTSHLKRHMLQHSDVKPFSCRFCRRGFAYPSELRAHEVKHERGRCHICSQCSMEFPTYAHLKRHQVSHQGPSSFQCSHCNKTFAYRSQLQNHMLKHQAQRSFSCSQCGLQFLQLHQLRQHSLTHKVLKPQPRATKGTKGFKCDVCAREFTLSANLRRHMLIHASVRPFQCHVCFKSFVQKQTLKTHMIVHLPVKPFKCKVCGKSFNRMYNLLGHMHLHAGSKPFKCAYCSSRFNLKGNLSRHMKVKHGMDVSPEGQDAPPDLEPHEDYEEDNFNFAAPENMDANDAPNLTKLSEVAIQELDYYNFGKDVGSYNTA, from the exons ATGGTTTTGACACGGAGATATGATACTTGTTCATGTCACTTTCTGTTCTTACTTTCTGCCGAACTAGAAGCCAGAATCAGCACCAATTCAGTCTATAGTGGTAGTGAAAAAATCTCCAAAGTGTCTTCTACGTACAGAACCGAGTTTTGGAGTGTG GAGGAGAAGACCCAGCAGCTGGTTCGATGTTACGCTGAAGCCATGCACCAGCAGATGGATGTGGGGACACAGACAGACCCAGTGGTGGTCTTGTCTTTGGCCCAGGCTGCTGTGTTGGGACTTATATCCCAGAATGAGGTATTTGGTGCCACCATTGCCCCCAACGGCTTTTATACTGGCGAGCCCAAAGAATCACCTGCTCCGTCCATCGAGCGGATGGACTACGAGTATGCTGACCAGCTCATTGGTGCCAATGGTGACTACCTGGGTGTGAACCTTGGAGAGGATGGTCAGGTTCACCCAAGCTGTGCTGAAAGAAGGTGGCAGGGTACACCTGAAAACACAAAGCCTCTTGTAGTGCACCAGAACTCGGGTTCACACGTCAAGGGTGAGTCTGTGACCCCGGGACTACCTTCCTGCAACCACATGATGAGCATGATGCCTAGAGAAAGCATGCAGCCGGTAGACAACTCTGGTTACCGGCTTGCCTCCAAACCTCACTCTAACAACTGCTGCTCGACCTGTGTCCGGGAACCCAAGAACACACATCCACAACCTAACCACCATGTTCATCCCCACCCCAGCACTCACACACCAAATGAGGTTCATTCTCATACCCGAAACCATACACTAGAGAAAAGAGGAAATGGTGATGCACAAGAGGAAGGGAATGGCGCAAGAATGGGGAAGGCTGGTGGTGGAGGGGAGGAGATCAGCGGCTACTTCCGTGCTAGTGAGGTTGGCTATGAGGGTGGGGATATGGAAGGGGTAGGGGAGTTTGATGAGAGCAATCAAGGCCTGTATTGGGGAGAACCTGTGGAAGGGGAGGCACCACGGGGGCGCCGCATTGACCGATTGGACATCAACATTCAGATCAACGAGTCATACTGTGTCGATGTTGGTGAAGGCTTAAAGCGTTGGAAGTGCCGCATGTGTGAAAAGTCGTACACTTCTAAATATAACCTTGTAACACATATCTTGGGTCACAATGGCATTAAACCTCATGCCTGCCCACACTGTGGTAAGCTCTTCAAGCAGCCAAGTCACCTGCAGACACACCTCCTGACGCACCAAGGCACACGGCCGCACAAGTGCACTGTCTGCAAAAAGGGCTTTACTCAGACCAGCCACCTAAAACGCCACATGTTGCAACACTCCGACGTCAAGCCCTTTAGCTGCCGCTTTTGCCGCCGAGGCTTTGCCTACCCCAGTGAGCTGCGAGCCCATGAGGTGAAGCATGAGCGAGGCCGCTGCCACATCTGTTCGCAGTGCTCCATGGAGTTCCCCACCTATGCCCATCTCAAACGCCATCAGGTCAGCCACCAAGGGCCATCCAGCTTCCAGTGTAGCCACTGCAATAAGACATTTGCCTACCGTAGTCAGTTGCAGAACCATATGCTGAAGCACCAGGCCCAACGCTCTTTTTCCTGCAGCCAGTGCGGCCTGCAGTTCCTGCAGCTCCACCAGCTACGTCagcactctctcacacacaaagtgCTCAAACCCCAGCCACGTGCCACTAAG GGAACAAAGGGCTTCAAGTGTGATGTATGCGCTCGTGAGTTCACATTGTCTGCAAACCTGAGGAGGCACATGCTGATCCACGCCAGTGTCAGGCCCTTTCAGTGTCACGTCTGCTTCAAGTCCTTCGTCCAAAAGCAGACTCTGAAAACACACATGATCGTCCATCTACCTGTAAAACCCTTTAAGTGCAAG GTGTGTGGGAAATCGTTTAACCGTATGTATAATCTTCTGGGTCACATGCATCTCCACGCTGGCAGCAAGCCTTTCAAATGTGCATACTGCTCCAGCCGATTCAACCTAAAGGGTAACCTTAGTCGACACATGAAGGTCAAACATGGCATGGACGTGTCCCCGGAGGGACAAG ATGCTCCTCCAGACCTGgaacctcatgaagattatgaagAGGATAACTTTAACTTTGCTGCCCCCGAAAACATGGATGCTAACGATGCACCTAATCTCACCAAGCTCTCTGAGGTCGCTATACAGGAGCTGGACTATTATAACTTTGGAAAGGATGTGGGCAGCTACAACACAGCATGA
- the btbd10b gene encoding BTB/POZ domain-containing protein 10 produces MSLYTASGGCEHSRDRRRSSDRSRDSSHERGEGQLTPCIRNVTSPTRQQTSDREGGSSRPNSPRPQRVSPSGSSSRNSSLSSTEGTFKSMGTGEMVFIYENAKEGARSMRTSERVTLIVDNTRFVVDPSIFTAQPNTMLGRMFGSGREHNFTRPNEKGEYEVAEGISSTVFRAILDYYKTGIIRCPDGISIPELREACDYLCISFDYSTIKCRDLSALMHELSNDGARQQFEFYLEEMVLPLMVASAQSGERECHIVVLTDDDVVDWDEEYPPQMGEEYSQIIYSTKLYRFFKYIENRDVAKSVLKERGLKKIRLGIEGYPTYKEKVKKRPGGRPEVIYNYVQRPFIRMSWEKEEGKSRHVDFQCVKSKSITNLAAAAADIPQDQLVVLHPGPQVDELDILPNHPAPGQHYSNNYEPDADAASPAL; encoded by the exons ATGAGCCTATACACTGCGAGCGGAGGTTGTGAGCACTCAAGGGATCGCCGGCGCTCCAGTGACCGTTCACGTGACTCCTCTCATGAGCGAGGCGAAGGCCAGCTCACCCCCTGTATCCGCAATGTCACCTCACCAACACGACAACAAACTAGTG ACCGGGAAGGTGGCTCATCACGGCCTAACAGCCCTAGGCCTCAAAGAGTCTCTCCCAGTGGCTCCAGTAGTCGCAACAGCAGTTTGTCCAGCACGGAGGGCACCTTTAAGAGCATGGGCACGGGTGAAATGGTGTTTATTTACGAAAATGCCAAGGAAGGCGCACGTAGCATGCGCACCTCAGAGAGGGTCACACTTATTGTGGACAACACGCGCTTTGTGGTGGATCCCTCAATCTTTACCGCACAACCGAATACCATGCTGGGCAG AATGTTTGGTTCGGGGCGAGAACACAATTTCACACGGCCCAATGAGAAGGGGGAATACGAGGTGGCAGAGGGCATCAGTTCCACAGTGTTCAGAGCCATTCTG GATTACTACAAAACCGGGATAATCCGCTGTCCGGATGGAATCTCCATTCCTGAGCTGAGAGAAGCATGTGACTATTTGTGCATCTCTTTTGACTATAGCACGATCAAATGCAGGGACCTAA GTGCTCTGATGCATGAGTTATCAAATGACGGTGCACGGCAGCAGTTTGAGTTCTACCTTGAAGAGATGGTGCTGCCGCTGATGGTGGCCAGTGCTCAAAGCGGAGAGAGGGAGTGTCACATCGTTGTTCTTACAGATGATGATGTGGTTGACTGGGATGAAGAGTATCCACCTCAGATGGGAGAGGAGTATTCACAGA taatatacagtacaaaactCTACCGTTTCTTTAAGTACATTGAAAACCGAGATGTGGCCAAATCTGTTTTAAAAGAACGAGGACTAAAGAAAATTAGACTAGGCATTGAAG GATATCCCACTTACAAAGAAAAAGTGAAGAAGCGGCCTGGTGGCAGGCCTGAAGTCATTTACAACTACGTGCAAAGGCCCTTCATCCGCATGTCCTGGGAGAAGGAGGAGGGTAAGAGCCGGCACGTGGACTTCCAATGTGTGAAGAGCAAATCCATCACAAACCTGGCAGCTGCAGCAGCCGACATTCCACAGGACCAATTGGTGGTGCTGCATCCTGGCCCTCAGGTGGACGAGCTGGACATTCTGCCCAATCACCCTGCTCCAGGACAACACTACAGCAACAACTATGAGCCTGACGCCGATGCTGCCTCGCCTGCACTCTGA